One region of Oceanipulchritudo coccoides genomic DNA includes:
- a CDS encoding sensor histidine kinase → MNLTEQLENPAFRALFEHTREAVIVARAGSLKILEANPSARKLLEYSREELEDMPVTRLTRKQNKDRIQEFISSVGTGSVQHSLTIQLQNKSDEPIPCEVNLQPLPLKGETLLLFTFQDISERLRAMEDIELRNIAIANVTSGVTIADARQPDLPLIYVNQGFQKITGYSAREAVGRSCRFLQGEDRDQPGLIELRRALREGQPCIVQLRNYKKSGDLFYNELHISPVNNEEGDLTHFVGIQLDVTEEVKARETLERSEKRVRKALERERELNDIKTRFISMVSHEFRTPMTGIQASSALLRRFGEKLAPEKKERHLTNIEISLKRMNRLLDDVLFFSRAEAHKIPVKRSDIRLNAYFQRLIENLGSIYPNRKIRFESTLEDNESFLLDEHLLDHIFHNLIGNALKYSEVGNPVRCSASRKPEGVEIIVRDTGIGIPEADQKKLFEAFHRADNVGNRQGTGLGLNIALRAIELLDGSIEFQSKQDEGSTFLVLLPEKNTKEENQ, encoded by the coding sequence ATGAACCTGACTGAACAACTGGAGAACCCTGCATTCCGCGCCTTGTTTGAGCATACGCGGGAGGCCGTTATTGTTGCCCGCGCGGGTTCCCTGAAAATCCTGGAGGCAAATCCCAGCGCCCGCAAACTTCTGGAGTACAGCCGGGAGGAGCTGGAAGATATGCCCGTCACCCGGTTGACCAGAAAGCAGAACAAAGACCGCATCCAGGAGTTCATTTCCAGCGTCGGCACAGGCTCCGTTCAGCATTCACTGACCATACAACTGCAGAACAAGTCCGACGAGCCCATCCCCTGCGAGGTCAACCTCCAGCCATTGCCCTTGAAAGGGGAAACCCTTCTCCTGTTCACCTTCCAGGATATTTCCGAAAGGCTCCGGGCGATGGAGGATATTGAGCTCCGCAACATCGCCATCGCCAACGTGACTTCAGGTGTGACGATTGCCGATGCGCGCCAACCCGACCTGCCCCTCATTTATGTCAACCAGGGTTTCCAGAAGATCACTGGATATTCGGCGCGGGAGGCAGTTGGTCGCAGTTGTCGGTTTCTTCAGGGTGAAGATCGTGACCAGCCGGGACTGATCGAACTTCGCCGGGCTCTTCGCGAAGGCCAGCCCTGCATTGTCCAGTTGCGCAACTACAAGAAGAGCGGTGACCTCTTTTACAACGAACTCCACATTTCCCCCGTGAATAATGAAGAGGGTGACTTGACCCACTTTGTGGGTATCCAACTGGACGTGACCGAGGAGGTGAAAGCGCGGGAAACCCTTGAAAGGAGTGAAAAACGAGTCCGTAAAGCTCTCGAAAGGGAACGCGAGCTGAATGACATCAAGACCCGCTTTATCTCCATGGTCAGCCACGAGTTCCGGACCCCGATGACCGGAATCCAAGCCTCTTCTGCCCTGCTCAGGAGATTCGGGGAAAAACTGGCACCCGAAAAAAAGGAGCGCCACCTGACCAATATTGAGATCTCCCTGAAAAGGATGAACCGCCTTCTAGATGACGTGCTGTTCTTCAGCCGGGCGGAGGCACACAAGATCCCAGTGAAGCGCAGTGATATCCGCTTGAATGCCTACTTTCAGCGCCTGATCGAAAATCTCGGCTCAATTTATCCGAACCGGAAAATTCGTTTTGAATCAACCCTCGAGGACAACGAATCATTCCTTCTCGATGAGCACCTTCTGGATCATATTTTCCACAACCTTATCGGGAACGCCCTGAAGTACTCGGAAGTGGGTAACCCTGTCCGCTGTTCAGCATCCCGCAAGCCAGAGGGGGTCGAAATAATTGTCCGGGATACAGGGATCGGCATTCCCGAAGCCGACCAGAAGAAACTATTCGAGGCCTTTCACCGGGCGGATAATGTCGGCAACCGTCAAGGAACCGGACTCGGGCTGAATATTGCTCTCCGAGCAATTGAGCTGCTTGATGGGTCCATTGAATTTCAATCCAAACAGGACGAAGGCTCAACATTCCTTGTCTTGCTTCCTGAAAAAAATACCAAAGAGGAAAACCAATGA
- a CDS encoding riboflavin synthase, with the protein MFTGIIEETGKVLEFSEQEAAYRLKLAASRVLEGLEMGDSIAVNGCCLTAIEFDQESVSFDLLQESVRLTSFQTIQAGDPVNLERSLRFNGKIGGHFVTGHIDATGKVSHAERRGKDLFLRIEPPEAFLKYLVYKGSIAIDGVSLTVAEVDQSGFAVWLIPHTLEVTNLHAKAPGSLVNLEFDLLAKTLERLFPGNRPIERS; encoded by the coding sequence ATGTTTACCGGAATTATTGAAGAAACAGGAAAGGTCCTTGAGTTCTCCGAGCAGGAAGCCGCATACCGGCTTAAATTAGCCGCTTCACGCGTGCTTGAAGGACTCGAAATGGGTGACTCCATCGCGGTTAATGGCTGCTGCCTGACCGCCATCGAGTTTGATCAGGAGTCCGTCTCCTTCGATCTTCTCCAGGAATCTGTCCGCCTCACCTCGTTTCAAACAATTCAGGCGGGCGATCCGGTCAATCTGGAACGCTCCCTTCGCTTCAATGGCAAAATCGGTGGACACTTTGTCACCGGCCACATCGATGCCACCGGAAAGGTCAGTCATGCCGAGAGGCGAGGAAAGGACCTCTTCCTCCGCATTGAACCACCGGAAGCGTTTCTCAAGTATCTGGTCTACAAGGGCTCCATCGCCATTGATGGCGTCTCCCTGACCGTCGCAGAGGTCGATCAGTCCGGCTTTGCCGTCTGGCTCATCCCACACACTCTCGAAGTCACTAACTTGCACGCAAAGGCTCCCGGCTCACTCGTCAATCTGGAGTTTGACCTCCTCGCCAAGACCCTCGAACGCCTCTTTCCCGGCAACCGGCCAATCGAACGCAGCTAA
- a CDS encoding carbon starvation CstA family protein, whose protein sequence is MITLLLISLVFFAIVYRVFGTFMDRRCGIDDSNKTPAHTLEDGVDYVPTRASILFGHHFSSIAGAGPIVGPILAAMYFGWGPTWLWILIGAAFVGGIHDYGAAFISTRTGGKSIAEAMRSIVGKQTGRLFALFVLLALIYVIIVFLDLTASTFTSKPEVATASGWFIFVALGFGLVLNRTKLPFLLSIAIFVPVTYAGLAIGHFFPAPAIGNNAWAAIIIVYCFIAAILPVQLLLQPRDFLSSTFLYVLMAAGILGVFFSSHTIQIEAFTGWNHPKVGTLVPILFITVACGACSGFHSIVSSGTTSKQLSRESDIKRVNYGAMLVEGVVAVFALGTIAILSESERAAAGTPVGIFASGTARFMSSLGLPQDLAMEFTLLAVSTFLLTTLDTCTRLSRFILEEFLQARSSRTRWIGTAAVLILPAIAVTQTIGGEPAWKAVWPLFGATNQLMAALALLTFMVFLKSKKIRYGFVIPAVIIMVVMPLSALALMAASNGVLSLLGGVSAAMFLLGGFVTTMSVRYVLKSS, encoded by the coding sequence ATGATCACTCTGCTTCTTATCTCGCTGGTCTTTTTTGCAATCGTTTATCGAGTCTTCGGCACCTTCATGGACCGGAGATGTGGGATTGATGATTCAAACAAGACACCCGCCCACACGCTGGAGGACGGCGTCGACTATGTTCCCACCCGCGCCTCGATCCTCTTTGGCCATCACTTCTCCTCAATCGCCGGCGCCGGACCAATCGTCGGCCCGATCCTCGCCGCGATGTACTTTGGCTGGGGGCCAACATGGCTCTGGATCCTGATCGGGGCAGCCTTTGTCGGGGGAATCCACGATTACGGGGCGGCCTTCATCTCCACGAGGACCGGTGGCAAATCCATCGCTGAAGCGATGCGCTCAATTGTCGGGAAGCAGACGGGCCGCCTCTTTGCTCTCTTTGTCCTCCTGGCTTTGATCTATGTCATCATCGTCTTCCTTGACCTGACGGCATCGACTTTCACCAGCAAGCCGGAGGTCGCCACTGCATCCGGTTGGTTTATCTTTGTCGCTCTGGGCTTTGGGCTTGTTCTCAATCGCACAAAGCTCCCCTTCCTGCTCTCCATCGCCATTTTTGTCCCCGTGACATATGCCGGGCTTGCCATCGGTCACTTTTTCCCGGCTCCCGCCATTGGCAATAACGCCTGGGCCGCCATCATCATTGTCTACTGCTTCATTGCTGCCATCCTGCCAGTCCAGCTACTCCTTCAACCCCGGGACTTCCTTTCCTCAACTTTTCTTTATGTCCTCATGGCCGCAGGCATCCTGGGCGTGTTTTTCTCAAGCCACACCATCCAGATTGAGGCCTTCACAGGATGGAACCATCCGAAGGTCGGCACACTCGTTCCAATCCTCTTTATCACGGTGGCCTGCGGTGCCTGTAGCGGCTTCCACAGCATTGTCAGCAGTGGCACAACCTCCAAGCAACTCTCCCGCGAAAGCGATATCAAGCGGGTCAATTACGGCGCCATGCTTGTCGAGGGTGTTGTCGCGGTCTTTGCCCTCGGGACGATCGCCATCCTTTCCGAATCCGAGCGGGCCGCCGCCGGCACACCGGTTGGGATTTTCGCCTCGGGAACGGCCCGCTTCATGAGCTCACTCGGGTTGCCTCAGGACCTGGCCATGGAGTTCACCCTCCTTGCCGTGAGCACCTTCCTCCTCACCACCCTCGATACCTGCACCAGGCTGAGCCGCTTCATTCTCGAGGAGTTTCTCCAGGCGCGCTCCTCCAGGACCCGCTGGATAGGAACGGCCGCAGTGCTCATCCTGCCCGCCATCGCCGTGACACAGACAATTGGTGGCGAGCCTGCATGGAAGGCTGTCTGGCCGCTCTTTGGCGCCACCAACCAACTCATGGCCGCCCTCGCCCTCCTCACATTCATGGTCTTTCTCAAATCCAAGAAGATCCGCTACGGATTCGTCATTCCCGCCGTGATCATCATGGTCGTCATGCCCCTCTCCGCGCTTGCCTTGATGGCTGCCTCCAATGGCGTTCTCTCCCTCCTCGGTGGAGTTTCTGCAGCCATGTTCCTCCTCGGGGGCTTTGTGACCACGATGTCTGTCAGGTACGTCCTGAAATCCTCCTGA
- the dgt gene encoding dGTP triphosphohydrolase, translating into MENRFYGEFDSEHLPGKRPENDHRSPFQIDRDRVLFSSAFRQLQSKTQVFQSGEYDFYRTRLTHTIEVARIARSIAEYLNQTSDRLRPDFQIDPDLVEAVGLAHDLGHPPFGHIGERKLNELMAPHGGFEGNAQTLRILTQLIYARPDRPSGMKPTRAFLDGILKYKALHKEFIEGKKPDAPYPENHFLYDDQEKIRDFVFPEVDLQSLSPEDLNALKSIECQIMDWADDTAYSLHDIVDGIKARFITPDTLRIWCEAQNDLTSYQLQTLDDLIDEIRSGGYEPRTSLWIGQFIQACRLVPEDSILAGQSNRHRFRLEVDPHVREVCNLHKRIAFDLIFKSPPLQQIEFKGGYLLTRLFDAYTTHLLGKESKPLRLLPDPISQWVRNEESAEGKRRLLCDHLASLTDGQAIRAYKRLFEPDFGTLMDLY; encoded by the coding sequence ATGGAAAACCGCTTTTACGGTGAATTCGACAGCGAACACCTTCCCGGCAAACGCCCGGAAAATGATCATCGCTCCCCTTTCCAAATTGACCGGGATCGCGTTTTGTTCTCTTCCGCCTTCCGCCAACTGCAGTCAAAGACCCAGGTCTTTCAATCCGGCGAATACGATTTCTACCGCACTCGCCTGACCCACACGATTGAAGTTGCGCGGATTGCCCGTTCCATCGCGGAGTATCTCAACCAGACAAGTGATCGTCTTCGTCCGGACTTCCAGATTGACCCGGACCTTGTTGAAGCAGTCGGTCTCGCTCATGACCTCGGCCATCCTCCATTCGGGCACATTGGCGAAAGAAAATTAAATGAGCTCATGGCACCGCATGGAGGCTTCGAAGGCAATGCCCAGACTCTCCGTATCCTCACGCAACTCATCTATGCGCGTCCTGACCGGCCCTCGGGAATGAAACCGACCCGGGCTTTCCTGGACGGCATCTTGAAGTACAAGGCCCTCCACAAGGAATTTATCGAAGGGAAGAAACCCGACGCACCGTATCCAGAAAATCACTTTCTGTATGATGACCAGGAGAAGATTCGCGACTTCGTCTTTCCGGAAGTGGATTTGCAATCCCTCAGTCCGGAAGACTTGAACGCGTTGAAGAGTATCGAGTGTCAGATCATGGATTGGGCGGATGATACTGCTTACTCGCTTCATGATATCGTGGATGGCATCAAGGCACGTTTCATCACTCCTGACACTCTCCGAATCTGGTGCGAAGCGCAGAATGATCTGACCAGCTACCAGCTGCAGACCCTGGATGACCTGATTGATGAAATCCGATCGGGCGGCTACGAACCTCGCACCAGTCTCTGGATAGGACAGTTTATCCAGGCCTGCCGGCTCGTGCCCGAGGATTCAATCCTCGCCGGGCAATCCAACCGGCATCGCTTTCGCCTCGAAGTGGATCCGCATGTGCGCGAGGTCTGCAACTTGCACAAGCGAATCGCCTTCGACTTGATCTTCAAGTCACCCCCACTCCAGCAGATTGAGTTCAAGGGAGGATATCTTCTCACGCGGCTCTTTGACGCCTACACGACCCATCTCCTGGGCAAGGAATCCAAACCCCTGCGCCTTCTGCCCGATCCAATCAGCCAGTGGGTCCGCAATGAAGAAAGTGCGGAAGGCAAACGCCGCCTTCTGTGCGATCATCTCGCTTCCCTGACTGACGGACAGGCCATTCGCGCCTACAAAAGGCTTTTCGAGCCGGATTTCGGCACATTGATGGACCTGTATTAG
- a CDS encoding gamma-glutamylcyclotransferase family protein — MTKPRSKEGFPAANSLLFVYGTLQQGGQYHYFLERCEARFVSPGTLTTPYPLILADYPCLLDQPGKGFPVTGEIYEIKKPGDWESIDHLEGYPSEYTRRLESVKTDSQTLLAWTYFYQWPDLLDPALKPVPTFRP; from the coding sequence ATGACAAAACCCCGTTCGAAAGAAGGGTTTCCCGCGGCCAATAGCCTCCTGTTCGTTTATGGCACGCTACAACAAGGGGGTCAGTATCATTATTTCCTTGAGCGTTGCGAGGCACGCTTCGTGTCACCGGGAACGCTGACGACGCCCTACCCCCTCATCCTTGCAGACTATCCCTGCCTGCTCGACCAGCCCGGGAAAGGGTTTCCCGTGACAGGGGAGATTTATGAAATCAAAAAGCCCGGCGACTGGGAATCCATTGACCATCTGGAGGGCTACCCGAGCGAATACACCCGGCGCCTTGAATCGGTCAAAACCGATTCACAGACACTCCTTGCATGGACCTACTTCTACCAGTGGCCCGACTTGCTTGATCCGGCGCTGAAGCCGGTGCCAACTTTCCGTCCCTAA
- a CDS encoding LytR/AlgR family response regulator transcription factor: MSKILILEDDETVRLPLIDLLEAENYTVVSAPDGKQGIEMAKKEKPDLIVSDIMMPEIDGHGVFEALQKDPITAVIPFIFLTAKTDPSDIREGLGLGADDYITKPFEQEDLLDSIQTRLNKYQLISEAALKADDNPEYDQIFIKDGESCWFVEYEKIRLLESEDNYVRVFFDKEKPLISRTLNYLEEKLPAKLFFRANRKQIINLRWIRNIQPWFNGGLLVTLKDDNKIQMSRRAAQSFKSIMGI; the protein is encoded by the coding sequence ATGAGTAAAATCCTGATTCTAGAAGATGATGAAACAGTGCGCTTGCCACTGATCGACCTGCTCGAGGCCGAGAATTACACCGTGGTCTCCGCACCTGACGGAAAACAGGGCATCGAAATGGCCAAAAAGGAAAAACCGGATTTGATCGTCTCCGATATCATGATGCCGGAGATCGATGGCCATGGTGTCTTTGAAGCCCTCCAAAAGGATCCGATCACAGCGGTTATCCCGTTTATCTTTCTTACCGCCAAAACCGATCCTTCGGACATTCGCGAGGGCTTGGGCCTGGGGGCCGATGACTACATCACAAAGCCTTTTGAACAGGAGGATCTACTCGATTCCATACAGACGCGCCTGAACAAGTATCAGCTCATTTCCGAGGCCGCGCTCAAGGCCGATGACAATCCGGAATATGACCAGATATTCATCAAGGACGGGGAAAGCTGCTGGTTTGTCGAATATGAGAAAATCCGGCTTCTTGAATCGGAGGACAATTATGTGCGGGTATTCTTCGACAAGGAAAAACCACTGATCAGCCGGACCCTCAATTACCTCGAGGAGAAACTACCCGCGAAGCTCTTCTTCCGAGCCAACCGAAAGCAGATTATCAACCTCCGATGGATCCGCAATATCCAGCCATGGTTCAACGGCGGTCTTCTTGTCACCCTCAAGGATGACAACAAAATCCAGATGTCCCGTCGGGCGGCCCAGTCCTTCAAGTCCATCATGGGCATCTAG
- a CDS encoding NADPH-dependent assimilatory sulfite reductase hemoprotein subunit, producing MNKNGRESAAKEAKLHKNEGIKEASNFLRGTLAEALADPTTGNIGADDAQLTKFHGIYLQDDRDERSERRKKKLDKAYSFMIRVRVPGGVTTSAQWLAMDELSERYGNRTMKLTTRQAYQLHGVLKANLKTTIQGINAALMDTIAACGDVNRNVMCNPNPYQSEAHAEVLQLSQALSDHLTPATQAYHEIWLDGEKVAGGEEEVEPIYGKTYLPRKFKIVVAVPPSNDVDIYAHDLGYIAIIEDGKIVGYNITVGGGMGMTHGNAATHPRLAELMGFCTPEQAIEVAEAVVTVQRDFGDRTNRAHARLKYTIEDRGLEWFRKEVEARLGYQLQEAREFKFEDTGDRYGWTKGTDDKWHLTLFIQNGRIKDTAEFKMKTGLREIAKIHKGDFRLTNNQNLIIGAIAEADRPQIEKLISKFGLSAGLESSALRLNSMACVALPTCGLSLAESERYLPDLVTDLEQVVESAGLRDDAIVIRMTGCPNGCARPYLGEIGLVGKAPGKYNLYLGAGFDGSRLNRLYKTSVKSEEIVDELAPIINRYAKERESGERFGDFCVRTGVVTPYEAGTNYHEPMVG from the coding sequence ATGAATAAGAATGGACGTGAAAGCGCGGCCAAGGAGGCCAAACTGCACAAGAACGAAGGCATCAAGGAGGCGAGCAATTTCCTCCGCGGGACGCTGGCGGAAGCGCTGGCCGACCCGACGACCGGTAATATCGGGGCAGACGATGCGCAGCTGACCAAATTCCACGGGATCTACCTTCAAGACGACCGGGACGAGCGATCGGAGCGGCGGAAGAAGAAACTGGACAAGGCCTACAGCTTCATGATCCGGGTGCGCGTACCGGGCGGGGTGACCACTTCCGCGCAGTGGCTGGCAATGGACGAGCTGTCCGAGCGCTACGGCAACAGGACGATGAAACTGACGACCCGGCAGGCCTACCAGCTGCATGGAGTCTTGAAGGCCAATCTGAAAACGACGATCCAGGGGATCAATGCAGCCCTGATGGACACCATTGCGGCCTGCGGTGACGTCAACCGCAACGTGATGTGCAACCCCAACCCGTACCAGAGCGAGGCGCACGCCGAAGTGTTGCAACTGTCACAAGCACTTTCGGACCACCTGACCCCGGCCACGCAGGCCTACCATGAAATCTGGCTCGACGGGGAAAAGGTCGCCGGGGGCGAGGAAGAAGTGGAACCCATTTACGGGAAGACTTACCTCCCGCGGAAGTTCAAAATTGTCGTGGCGGTTCCCCCGAGCAACGACGTGGATATTTATGCACACGACCTCGGCTACATTGCCATTATCGAGGACGGAAAGATTGTCGGCTACAACATTACTGTTGGAGGTGGCATGGGCATGACGCACGGAAATGCGGCCACTCACCCGCGCCTTGCGGAGCTTATGGGCTTCTGCACGCCTGAACAGGCCATTGAGGTCGCGGAGGCAGTTGTGACCGTGCAACGCGATTTCGGCGACCGGACCAACCGGGCCCATGCACGGTTGAAGTACACCATTGAGGACCGCGGGCTTGAATGGTTCCGCAAGGAAGTGGAAGCACGCCTTGGCTACCAGCTTCAGGAAGCACGTGAGTTTAAATTTGAAGATACCGGCGACCGCTACGGCTGGACCAAGGGAACCGATGACAAATGGCACCTGACGCTCTTCATCCAGAATGGACGGATCAAGGACACGGCGGAGTTCAAGATGAAAACAGGCCTGCGTGAGATTGCCAAGATCCACAAGGGCGACTTCCGGCTCACCAATAATCAAAATCTCATTATCGGGGCAATTGCCGAGGCAGATCGTCCACAAATTGAGAAGCTAATCAGCAAATTTGGCCTGAGCGCCGGCTTGGAAAGTTCCGCCCTGCGACTGAATTCCATGGCCTGTGTGGCCCTTCCGACATGCGGACTCAGCCTGGCCGAATCGGAGCGCTACCTGCCTGACCTTGTTACGGATCTGGAGCAGGTGGTCGAGTCGGCCGGCCTGCGCGATGATGCGATCGTAATCCGCATGACAGGATGCCCCAACGGATGTGCCCGGCCCTATCTGGGAGAAATTGGTCTCGTGGGCAAGGCACCGGGCAAGTACAACCTCTATCTCGGGGCCGGCTTTGACGGGTCCCGCCTGAACCGCCTCTACAAGACATCGGTCAAGTCGGAGGAGATTGTCGATGAGCTGGCGCCGATCATCAACCGTTACGCCAAGGAGCGAGAATCCGGTGAACGGTTTGGCGATTTCTGCGTGCGGACTGGTGTGGTCACTCCATACGAGGCAGGGACCAACTACCACGAACCGATGGTCGGGTAG
- a CDS encoding mechanosensitive ion channel family protein, whose translation MELSPEQIDALIAAVTYYGLKIVVALLVFVIGKWIAGLCRKLSRRAMEKSNVDQVLVGFLSNIVFYLLMVAVIIAAVSQLGIQTTSFVAVLGAAGLAVGFALQGSLSNFASGVLIILFRPFKIGDFVEAGGVTGVIDEIGILVTLMHTPDNKKIIVPNSQVMSGHIVNFNALETRRCDMVFGIGYGDDIDKAKGILMDIIGSDERVLKDPAPTVTLSELADSSVNFNVRPWVNASDFWGVYFDTQEAVKKRFDAEGVSIPFPQRDVHLFQEQA comes from the coding sequence ATGGAACTATCACCAGAACAAATAGACGCTCTGATTGCGGCCGTCACCTACTACGGGCTGAAGATCGTGGTCGCGCTCCTCGTCTTTGTAATCGGTAAATGGATTGCCGGCCTGTGCCGCAAGCTGAGCCGCCGGGCGATGGAGAAATCAAATGTGGATCAAGTCCTCGTTGGATTCCTCTCAAACATCGTATTCTACTTGCTCATGGTTGCAGTGATCATCGCTGCAGTTTCGCAGTTGGGGATACAGACGACCTCATTCGTTGCCGTTTTGGGTGCTGCCGGTCTCGCGGTTGGCTTCGCCTTGCAGGGTTCACTCTCGAACTTTGCCAGCGGTGTGCTCATTATTCTTTTCCGGCCATTCAAGATCGGCGATTTTGTCGAAGCCGGCGGGGTGACTGGAGTGATCGATGAGATTGGAATTCTGGTCACGCTGATGCACACACCTGACAACAAGAAGATTATCGTTCCGAATTCTCAGGTCATGTCAGGCCACATCGTGAACTTCAATGCGCTTGAAACCCGTCGTTGCGACATGGTCTTCGGCATTGGATACGGGGATGACATCGACAAGGCCAAGGGCATATTGATGGACATCATCGGTTCTGATGAACGCGTCCTCAAGGATCCTGCCCCAACGGTGACTCTTTCGGAGCTGGCTGACAGCAGCGTGAACTTCAACGTTCGCCCGTGGGTCAATGCCAGCGACTTCTGGGGTGTCTACTTCGACACACAGGAAGCCGTGAAGAAGCGTTTCGACGCGGAAGGAGTTTCGATTCCGTTCCCGCAACGCGACGTGCATCTGTTTCAGGAACAAGCCTGA
- the gdhA gene encoding NADP-specific glutamate dehydrogenase, with protein sequence MKKLPQPIKDTIKWVHERNHGEPIFIQAVDEVLYSLAPALDAYPQIIETNLLQRLCEPERQLMFRVVWQDDNGKVHVNRGFRVRFSSALGPYKGGLRFHPTVNLGVIKFLGFEQIFKNSLTGLSIGGGKGGSDFDPKGRSESEVMRFCQSFMTELYRHIGPSEDVPAGDIGVGSREVGYLFGQYKRLTNRYDLGVITGKDTAWGGSLGRKEATGFGAVYFIDEMLKTKGESVEGKTAVVSGSGNVALYAIRKLMDMGATVVACSDSDGTVHQAGGLDWDQLREIKEIERGRLREYAERCPKAKFISRKSGKIWDIPCDLALPCATQNELDGEDALKLVNNGCIAVSEGANMPSTPEAMKVFLKRKILYGPGKAANAGGVAVSALEMQQNASLSSWTFSEVDGRLKETMASIHGSCVHYARKFSRPGHYVDGANIGGFLRVAQAMISHGVI encoded by the coding sequence ATGAAAAAGTTACCCCAACCCATTAAGGATACAATCAAGTGGGTTCATGAGCGTAATCATGGTGAGCCAATATTTATCCAGGCAGTGGATGAAGTGCTCTATTCCCTTGCGCCAGCCCTTGACGCGTATCCGCAAATAATCGAGACCAATCTGCTGCAACGGCTTTGTGAACCGGAGCGGCAACTTATGTTCCGTGTCGTCTGGCAGGACGACAACGGAAAGGTGCATGTGAACCGTGGCTTCCGCGTGCGGTTCAGCAGCGCACTCGGGCCCTACAAGGGCGGGCTCCGCTTTCATCCGACTGTCAATTTGGGGGTTATCAAGTTTCTCGGATTTGAACAGATCTTCAAGAACAGCCTCACGGGCCTGTCAATTGGTGGCGGAAAGGGTGGAAGTGACTTTGATCCGAAGGGTCGCTCGGAAAGTGAAGTGATGCGCTTTTGCCAGTCCTTCATGACGGAATTGTACCGGCATATCGGTCCCAGCGAGGATGTTCCGGCTGGTGATATCGGCGTCGGGAGCCGTGAAGTCGGGTATTTGTTTGGTCAATACAAACGCCTGACAAACCGCTACGACCTGGGTGTCATCACTGGCAAAGATACTGCATGGGGTGGTTCACTCGGTCGCAAGGAGGCTACCGGATTCGGTGCTGTCTACTTCATAGATGAAATGCTCAAGACCAAAGGGGAGAGCGTTGAAGGGAAAACGGCGGTTGTCTCCGGTTCGGGCAATGTGGCCCTTTACGCGATCCGGAAGCTGATGGACATGGGGGCAACGGTCGTGGCTTGTTCGGATTCCGATGGCACCGTTCATCAGGCGGGTGGCCTTGACTGGGATCAGCTGAGGGAAATCAAGGAAATTGAGCGCGGCCGCCTGCGTGAATACGCGGAACGCTGCCCAAAGGCAAAATTCATCAGTCGCAAGTCCGGAAAAATCTGGGATATTCCCTGTGACCTGGCACTTCCCTGTGCGACCCAGAACGAGTTGGATGGCGAAGATGCGCTGAAACTCGTCAACAACGGCTGTATTGCGGTCAGCGAGGGGGCCAACATGCCTTCAACGCCAGAGGCCATGAAGGTTTTCCTCAAGCGGAAGATCCTCTACGGTCCGGGCAAGGCAGCCAATGCCGGAGGGGTTGCGGTATCCGCGCTGGAGATGCAGCAGAATGCCTCCCTCTCAAGCTGGACCTTCTCGGAGGTTGACGGGCGCTTGAAGGAAACGATGGCGAGCATTCACGGCAGCTGTGTGCACTACGCACGCAAGTTCAGCCGGCCTGGACACTATGTGGACGGGGCCAATATCGGGGGATTCCTTCGCGTCGCCCAGGCCATGATTTCCCACGGGGTGATTTAG